In one window of Streptomyces griseus subsp. griseus DNA:
- the rpmG gene encoding 50S ribosomal protein L33 yields MARSELRPVVTLRSTAGTGHSYVTRKSRRNTPDRLELRKFDPAAGQHVLFREAR; encoded by the coding sequence ATGGCACGCAGCGAGCTCAGGCCCGTCGTGACCCTCCGGTCCACCGCCGGCACCGGCCACAGCTACGTCACCCGCAAGAGCCGCCGCAACACCCCCGACCGGCTGGAACTGCGCAAGTTCGACCCCGCCGCCGGGCAGCACGTCCTCTTCCGCGAAGCCCGCTGA
- a CDS encoding VanZ family protein, whose protein sequence is MTVLTVVLLGLVVFSVLLAKVTLTPSPASEDLITSNLQPGRSLRQYAEDYTFLAACKQAGGNLLLGVPFGLLLPFLVPRRLRMISMTVLTAAVMIIVELVQGALVTGRAFDIDDVILNTAGALLGYLVLGRRISHSYHKRAHDPKAEAVEPAAEPEAAGRLKPSRTGTKTGTKASTKAGSKAGTTRTGTSARGTAKAKEPSKAAARTGGTRLTKPKGSSGRPTVGGTQPGSGRTLLNRLRRR, encoded by the coding sequence ATGACCGTCCTGACCGTGGTGCTGTTGGGGCTGGTGGTGTTCTCCGTCCTCCTGGCCAAGGTGACCCTCACCCCCTCCCCGGCCTCCGAGGACCTGATCACCTCGAATCTCCAGCCGGGCCGGTCGCTGCGCCAGTACGCCGAGGACTACACCTTCCTCGCCGCGTGCAAGCAGGCGGGCGGAAACCTGCTGCTCGGCGTGCCCTTCGGGCTGCTGCTCCCGTTCCTCGTGCCGCGCCGCCTGCGGATGATCAGCATGACGGTGCTGACCGCCGCCGTCATGATCATCGTGGAGCTGGTCCAGGGCGCCCTGGTCACCGGCCGTGCTTTCGACATCGACGACGTCATCCTCAACACGGCGGGCGCCCTGCTCGGTTACCTCGTGCTGGGCCGCCGGATCAGCCACAGCTATCACAAGCGCGCCCACGACCCGAAGGCCGAGGCGGTCGAGCCCGCGGCGGAGCCTGAGGCGGCGGGGAGGCTGAAGCCGTCCCGGACCGGCACGAAGACCGGGACGAAGGCCAGCACGAAGGCCGGGAGTAAGGCAGGGACGACGAGGACCGGGACGAGTGCCCGGGGCACGGCCAAGGCGAAGGAGCCGTCCAAGGCAGCGGCGCGGACCGGTGGCACGCGCCTGACGAAGCCCAAGGGTTCGAGCGGTCG
- a CDS encoding tetratricopeptide repeat protein — protein MSLREKKDLLAETDRLREEGRAGEARERLLVLTAEFPDDAEVAYRTAWVHDVLGLETEAVAYYERSLAGTGLGREDRRGALLGLGSTYRVLGRYGQAVETLRRGVEEFPDDGALQSFLAMALFNTEEHHEAMQLLLRLVASTSDDRQVQQYRPAIEHYAKDLHETM, from the coding sequence ATGAGCCTACGTGAGAAGAAGGACCTGCTGGCCGAGACCGACCGGCTGCGCGAGGAGGGCCGGGCCGGGGAGGCGCGTGAGCGGCTGCTCGTCCTGACCGCCGAGTTCCCCGACGACGCGGAGGTGGCCTACCGGACCGCGTGGGTCCACGACGTCCTGGGCCTGGAGACCGAGGCGGTGGCCTACTACGAACGCAGCCTGGCGGGGACGGGGCTCGGCAGGGAGGACCGGCGGGGGGCGCTGCTGGGTCTCGGCAGCACCTACCGGGTGCTGGGGCGGTACGGACAGGCCGTGGAGACGCTCCGCCGGGGCGTCGAGGAGTTTCCCGACGACGGGGCGCTGCAGTCGTTCCTGGCGATGGCCCTGTTCAACACCGAGGAGCACCACGAGGCGATGCAGCTGCTGCTGCGGCTGGTGGCGTCGACGAGCGACGACCGGCAAGTGCAGCAGTACCGGCCGGCCATCGAGCACTACGCGAAGGATCTGCACGAGACCATGTGA
- a CDS encoding phosphotransferase yields MPEQPRAPLPPQSVLDAFGLRGTPEPLTGGQGRSVRVGGAVLKPAEGTEGESEWAVSLFERLPRGAGFRVPRPLRSAEGAGVVDGWTAAEFMDGRPGPSGQWPGVVAAGRAFHAALREEPRPGFLARRTHPWAVADRVAWGEEEADIVAELAEPFGRLLALRRPVEAAPQIVHGDLAGNVLFAPGQDPVIIDFSPYWRPALYAEAVVIGDGLLWYGPAPALTAGGGGDPRWRQMLVRALIFRLVALSGLVGPSRSAGKKEGARFRAAADAVERGA; encoded by the coding sequence ATGCCCGAACAGCCGCGTGCCCCCCTTCCCCCGCAGTCCGTTCTCGACGCCTTCGGCCTGCGCGGCACCCCCGAGCCGCTGACCGGTGGTCAGGGACGCAGCGTCCGCGTCGGCGGGGCCGTCCTGAAGCCCGCGGAGGGGACCGAGGGGGAGTCGGAGTGGGCCGTGTCCCTCTTCGAGCGGCTGCCCCGGGGCGCCGGCTTCCGGGTGCCGCGACCCCTGCGTTCGGCCGAGGGGGCCGGTGTGGTCGACGGCTGGACGGCCGCCGAGTTCATGGACGGCCGCCCCGGCCCCAGCGGACAGTGGCCCGGCGTCGTCGCCGCGGGGCGCGCCTTCCATGCCGCCCTGCGGGAGGAGCCCCGCCCCGGCTTCCTCGCCCGCCGTACCCACCCCTGGGCGGTGGCCGACCGCGTCGCCTGGGGCGAGGAGGAGGCCGACATCGTCGCGGAGCTCGCCGAGCCGTTCGGGCGGCTGCTGGCCCTGCGGCGGCCCGTGGAGGCGGCGCCGCAGATCGTCCACGGCGACCTCGCCGGCAATGTCCTCTTCGCGCCCGGCCAGGACCCCGTCATCATCGACTTCTCCCCCTACTGGCGCCCGGCTCTCTACGCGGAGGCCGTGGTGATCGGCGACGGCCTGCTCTGGTACGGCCCCGCCCCCGCTCTCACGGCGGGCGGGGGCGGCGACCCCCGCTGGCGTCAGATGCTGGTTCGCGCACTGATCTTCCGGCTCGTCGCGCTGAGCGGCCTTGTCGGCCCGTCCCGGTCCGCCGGGAAGAAGGAGGGTGCCCGCTTCCGGGCGGCCGCGGATGCCGTGGAGCGCGGGGCGTAA
- a CDS encoding DUF1275 family protein, with protein sequence MLLSAASGAADAFVFLCVGQVFAGVMTGNLVLLGASAAGAGEDGVALRVVTALAAYVCGAAAGALMAGLPPGLTLLTESVLLGVAAVLWGFGLVASYGDRLGLLALVSLAMGVQGRIRVAPTNYFTGTLTSLAGRTAARELTPGDVWVVGRLGAAVAGAGVAALAERWWSPGAALGPVALVASALVLETAPRGGRDRGKPRPDRGNPAGAA encoded by the coding sequence CTGCTCCTGTCCGCGGCTTCCGGGGCGGCGGACGCGTTCGTCTTCCTCTGTGTGGGCCAGGTCTTCGCCGGGGTGATGACCGGGAATCTGGTGCTGCTCGGGGCCTCGGCGGCCGGAGCGGGTGAGGACGGGGTGGCGCTGCGGGTGGTCACCGCCCTGGCGGCGTACGTCTGCGGGGCCGCGGCCGGTGCGCTGATGGCAGGGCTCCCGCCGGGACTGACGCTGCTGACCGAGTCCGTCCTGCTCGGGGTGGCCGCCGTGCTGTGGGGGTTCGGTCTGGTGGCGTCGTACGGTGACCGCCTCGGGCTGCTGGCCCTCGTGTCGCTGGCGATGGGCGTCCAGGGGCGCATCCGGGTGGCGCCGACGAACTATTTCACCGGGACCCTCACCTCGCTGGCCGGCCGGACGGCGGCGCGGGAGCTGACGCCGGGGGACGTCTGGGTGGTGGGCCGGCTGGGGGCGGCGGTGGCCGGTGCGGGGGTCGCGGCGCTGGCGGAGCGGTGGTGGAGCCCGGGGGCCGCGCTGGGTCCGGTGGCGCTGGTGGCCTCGGCGCTGGTTCTCGAAACCGCGCCGCGTGGGGGCCGGGACAGGGGGAAGCCCCGGCCGGATCGGGGGAATCCAGCCGGGGCGGCTTGA
- a CDS encoding type B 50S ribosomal protein L31, which translates to MKPRIHPVSRPVVFRDRSADVAFLTRSTADSGERVAWEDGNTYPVIDVETSSASHPFYTGGRQVLDTAGRVERFRRRYGTDGASRS; encoded by the coding sequence ATGAAGCCTCGTATCCACCCCGTCTCCCGCCCCGTGGTCTTCCGCGACCGCTCGGCGGACGTCGCCTTCCTGACCCGCTCCACCGCCGACTCCGGCGAGCGCGTGGCATGGGAGGACGGCAACACCTACCCCGTCATCGACGTCGAGACCTCGTCCGCGAGCCACCCGTTCTACACCGGGGGTCGTCAGGTACTCGACACGGCCGGCCGCGTGGAGCGGTTCCGGCGCCGCTACGGCACCGATGGGGCGTCCCGGAGCTGA